In the genome of Cryptomeria japonica chromosome 8, Sugi_1.0, whole genome shotgun sequence, one region contains:
- the LOC131857831 gene encoding protein ALTERED PHOSPHATE STARVATION RESPONSE 1-like — protein sequence MQVVDSISRRIHMLRDEELQPQVVELIQGFMRMWKVMLECHQRQNKIIAVAKSLGHVGASNVSDEMHLKATIHLEFELQNWHACFSNWVKAQRAYVQALNGWLLKCLHQEPELTSDGLAPFSPRRVGAPPVFVICNDWSQAFNNIPESEVVNAIEKFAAAVKQVWEHQDEEQRLKSKAEFLEKDLAGRAHLVEKMESRLHEPQSSSDKKLESDIGQASAGLTEQKNSIDSFRKQVVSCVAFGSYVKTKQIHVNAKPPPHMESLAAGTTND from the coding sequence ATGCAAGTAGTTGATTCAATTTCCAGGAGAATACATATGTTGAGGGATGAAGAGTTGCAGCCACAAGTTGTAGAGTTAATACAAGGGTTCATGAGAATGTGGAAGGTAATGCTCGaatgtcatcaaagacaaaataagATTATTGCAGTAGCTAAATCTCTAGGTCATGTTGGTGCTAGTAATGTATCCGATGAAATGCATCTAAAGGCAACTATACACCTAGAATTTGAACTTCAAAATTGGCATGCATGTTTCAGCAATTGGGTTAAAGCCCAGAGGGCTTATGTTCAAGCTTTGAATGGGTGGCTTTTGAAGTGCCTTCATCAAGAGCCCGAGTTAACTTCTGATGGACTTGCACCATTCTCCCCTCGCAGGGTTGGTGCTCCCCCTGTGTTTGTCATTTGCAATGATTGGTCTCAAGCATTTAATAATATACCAGAAAGTGAAGTTGTTAATGCCATAGAAAAATTTGCAGCGGCTGTGAAACAAGTGTGGGAACATCAGGATGAGGAGCAGCGTCTGAAGAGTAAAGCTGAGTTTCTTGAAAAGGATTTAGCTGGAAGGGCTCATTTAGTGGAAAAAATGGAAAGCAGATTGCATGAACCTCAATCTTCGTCCGATAAAAAACTTGAATCAGATATAGGACAAGCTAGTGCTGGTTTGACTGAACAAAAAAATTCTATAGATTCTTTTAGGAAACAAGTGGTGAGCTGCGTGGCTTTTGGGAGCTATGTTAAAACAAAACAGATTCATGTAAATGCAAAACCTCCTCCCCACATGGAATCTCTGGCTGCAGGAACAACAAATGATTAA
- the LOC131857832 gene encoding protein ALTERED PHOSPHATE STARVATION RESPONSE 1-like, producing the protein MQVVDSISRRIHMLRDEELQPQVVELIQGFMRMWKVMLECHQRQNKIIAVAKSLGHVGASNVSDEMHLKATIHLEFELQNWHACFSNWVKAQRAYVQALNGWLLKCLHQEPKLTSDGLAPFSPHRVGAPPVFVICNDWSQAFNNIPESEVVKAIEKFATAVKQVWEHQDEEQRLKSKAEFLEKDLAGRAHLVEKMESRLHEPQSSSDKKLETDIGQASAGLTEQKNSIDSFRKQVVSCMAFGSYVKTKQIHVNAKPPPHMESLAAGTTND; encoded by the coding sequence ATGCAAGTAGTTGATTCAATTTCCAGGAGAATACATATGTTGAGGGATGAAGAGTTGCAGCCACAAGTTGTAGAGTTAATACAAGGGTTCATGAGAATGTGGAAGGTAATGCTCGaatgtcatcaaagacaaaataagATTATTGCAGTAGCTAAATCTCTAGGTCATGTTGGTGCTAGTAATGTATCCGATGAAATGCATCTAAAGGCAACTATACACCTAGAATTTGAACTTCAAAATTGGCATGCATGTTTCAGCAATTGGGTTAAAGCCCAGAGGGCTTATGTTCAAGCTTTGAATGGGTGGCTTTTGAAGTGCCTTCATCAAGAGCCCAAGTTAACTTCTGATGGACTTGCACCATTCTCCCCTCACAGGGTTGGTGCTCCCCCTGTGTTTGTCATTTGCAATGATTGGTCTCAAGCATTTAATAATATACCAGAAAGTGAAGTTGTTAAAGCCATAGAAAAATTTGCAACGGCTGTGAAACAAGTGTGGGAACATCAGGATGAGGAGCAGCGTCTGAAGAGTAAAGCTGAGTTTCTTGAAAAGGATTTAGCTGGAAGGGCTCATTTAGTGGAAAAAATGGAAAGCAGATTGCATGAACCTCAATCTTCGTCTGATAAAAAACTTGAAACAGATATAGGACAAGCTAGTGCTGGTTTGACTGAACAAAAAAATTCTATAGATTCTTTTAGGAAACAAGTGGTGAGCTGCATGGCTTTTGGGAGCTATGTTAAAACAAAACAGATTCATGTAAATGCAAAACCTCCTCCCCACATGGAATCTCTGGCTGCAGGAACAACAAATGATTAA